A genomic window from Sorex araneus isolate mSorAra2 chromosome 2, mSorAra2.pri, whole genome shotgun sequence includes:
- the SUSD3 gene encoding sushi domain-containing protein 3, which yields MPRGGRPGGRAGGATASPANHTGTCRQLQPPPRGTIQVLRGNGTSAGTMLVFHCPSGHQMLGSGLLTCVWKGSLAEWSSDAPVCKSLPAHETFGFRVAVVASIVSSAIILLMSVAFLTCCLMRCVKRSEQQRADRAAQLWLQLRGEDLETVQAAYLGIKGFGAGGSSEPRNWPSQAHDNHSFTSDLGEGPRDLAMNKDPWSTAPAPLSASNFISSQGVMVHTGALGPPLSVSRPVVGPRPMAYAPG from the exons GCACGTGCAGGCAGCTGCAGCCGCCCCCCCGGGGCACCATCCAGGTCCTTCGTGGGAACGGCACCTCTGCGGGCACCATGCTTGTCTTCCACTGCCCCTCAGGCCACCAGATGTTGGGGTCCGGCCTCCTCACCTGTGTCTGGAAGGGGAGCCTTGCCGAGTGGTCTTCAGATGCCCCCGTGTGCAAGT CCCTGCCTGCGCACGAGACCTTCGGCTTCAGGGTGGCCGTGGTGGCGTCCATCGTCAGCTCAGCCATCATCCTGCTCATGTCCGTGGCCTTCCTGACCTGCTGCCTCATGCGGTGCGTGAAGAGGAGCGAGCAGCAAAGGGCCGACAG gGCGGCCCAGCTGTGGCTCCAGCTGCGCGGAGAGGACCTGGAGACCGTGCAGGCCGCCTACCTGGGCATCAAGGGCTTTGGTGCCGGTGGCAGCAGCGAGCCCAGGAACTGGCCCAGCCAGGCACATGACAACCACAGTTTCACCAG TGACCTCGGGGAGGGCCCCCGTGACTTGGCCATGAACAAGGACCCCTGGAGCACGGCGCCTGCCCCCCTGAGTGCCAGCAACTTCATCAGCTCCCAAGGCGTGATGGTGCACACAGGAGCCCTGGGGCCGCCTCTGTCCGTCTCCAGGCCTGTCGTGGGGCCCAGACCCATGGCCTATGCCCCAGGCTGA